In the Ptychodera flava strain L36383 chromosome 23 unlocalized genomic scaffold, AS_Pfla_20210202 Scaffold_23__1_contigs__length_28996876_pilon, whole genome shotgun sequence genome, ACAAAAACAGCCGTAGTTCTTTGGgcattaaaaaacaaataaaacagaacattttcaaaagttacagcaactggccctttaaatccatggggaaaatgaaatatttgattttcacaaaatcaaggTGAATACTTTATTTTCCTGACAAGTTTAAAATTGAGTCCTCACAAGTAGCATGTcagcaaagtattgtaaaactgTAGCAGTCCAAATTGAGGCACAATCTACCTTATGAGTGTGGATAACCCTTATCCCATCCATTGCTCTGTACATCATCATAGTACAAAAGGGTCATATGTACAAACTGTTGTGTCATTTTGTAATAGTAGCAGTCATAACATGAATGTGAAACATGGACCAATAAATGTTCAACAGTGGTCTTGGGCAAAGATTTCACTTGGTTTTGAAATCTAGCCCATGTAAGTTATTCTCAGTCAGTTTCATCAAAAAATGTCAGTTATGACCTTCTTACACTGACATGACTGCATGTAGCAGTGCAAtggggttgggtcaaaccatgctGATGAATGGGTCAATGTCAGTTATGATCTTCTTACACTGACATGACTGCATGTAGCAGTGCAAtggggttgggtcaaaccatgctGATGAATGGGTCAATGTCAGTTATGATCTTCTTACACTGACATGACTGCATGTAGCAGTGCAAtggggttgggtcaaaccatgctGATGAATGGGTCAATGTCAGTTATGATCTTCTTACACTGACATGACTGCATGTAGCAGTGCAATGGGGTTGGGTTAAACCATGCTGATGAATGGGTCAATGGAAATGTGATAAACCTTACCTACTAGCTAATCAGAACCACTTCAAGTTTCACTTACTCCAAGACTGGCAACCATATCATCTTTGATGCTTGGCTCTAAAAACATTTGCTTCAGTTCATGCCATGTTTGgactatttatatatattatagtctAAACATGgcactatgtgcccgagggtaagTGACCATTTGCCAGacataaggagggcaaatggtctcctgccccgagagTACAGTTCCGTTGATTGGgctataatatttatattacatgcctctctgaCATAAATTGTCTCTCAAAATTTTTTGGTTTATGTACAAATGACAATTATATGCCTTATTGCCATTTTAgatgaaaatctgttgaaaaaatagaacaattttcatcatccaACAGCACATTGATACATTTAAATCACTgctattcatatttttttgtataattttgtaaaaaaaaatatttcataagtaaaagatgtaatttgatcattttttaatCTTgcagttgtcaagttgaaaatagttccggttcactttcagtgcAATGATGACTTTGCTGCTCGcaacgtcatcgacgagttaccattgactCCAATGGAGTGTGtggcgttcgatatacgaggcacgTAATAATATGCCTCACGGAGAGATATTAAGaccatcaaatattaaagattcttttctgatctacgactgggtgggactcattttaaaactctttaaATATAAAACTGCTCACCATCATaggttgtttttcaaaattctaaaatgtaatttttttttcatagagATAAGACAGGGacggctgccattttgaatttcaaatatctgtaaaggataggtactttgtttctctagaaccaaactCTGCACAGTGACTagtgatttttatccttgatttggtgagagaattgTTTCCAGTGTTGTTGAGGAAGGTTTAAAGTCCTAACCTTTCGTAAGACACTGTTATAATATCTAAACTTACACAAGCTGTTGGGGAATAGTTGCAAATGTCCGACTTTTCTTACCATCCATTGATTGCAAAATCACCACGGTAACTAGGGGCAGCACCATAGTTACCATGGGATACAACCAATAGGGTATTGGCGGCGTGCTACCAAACGGCCACATCCACAGTCCTCTGCGTGTACCGTCCCTGATGTGATGCGAGAACCACGCCACGGAGAAAATCCATGGAAGGTTTTGGAGACGCGGCATTGGATGTAAATAGATCGACAACTTGAGAAAGCACGCTATCACAGGAATCAGCGTTGTTGCGTGGAAAGGTGGTCTTGATTTCAATGACAGAGCATCCTGTAAACAGAAACATATGGAACAAAATGAGCAAATGTAAAGAAGGACAATTTTGC is a window encoding:
- the LOC139123692 gene encoding transmembrane protein 267-like; protein product: MVANRFIDLLPWKRFLGFALLGCFCCAGDTAMQLPWISRNMALRAIADNGIHAVIGLWCWSLVSGLQTIDDVLQTILCGVLSSAVDLDHFIAAKSFSLKDALSLKSRPPFHATTLIPVIACFLKLSIYLHPMPRLQNLPWIFSVAWFSHHIRDGTRRGLWMWPFGSTPPIPYWLYPMVTMVLPLVTVVILQSMDGKKSRTFATIPQQLV